Proteins found in one Triticum urartu cultivar G1812 chromosome 4, Tu2.1, whole genome shotgun sequence genomic segment:
- the LOC125551659 gene encoding vacuolar protein sorting-associated protein 26A-like, with the protein MNYIIGAFKPPCDIFVTFSDERSRKQVAVKKDNGKTTMVPAFQSLETIAGEVSIAPVPGKRIEHMGVKIELLGQIELYFDRGNFYDFTSLVRELDVPGEIYERKTYPFEFSTVEMPYESYNGTNVRLRYILKVTIGRNYVGNIVESRDFCVRNYSPLPSINNSIKMEVGIEDCLHIEFEYSKSKYHLKDVIVGKIYFLLVRIKIKNMELEIRRRESTGSGPNTYVETETLAKFELMDGAPVRGESIPVRLFLTPYELTPTYRNINNKFSVKYYLNLVLVDEEDRRYFKQQEINMFRLDETPQPS; encoded by the exons ATG AATTACATCATCGGCGCCTTCAAGCCGCCCTGCGACATCTTCGTGACCTTTTCCGATGAGAGGAGCCGGAAGCAG GTTGCAGTCAAGAAGGATAATGGAAAGACAACCATGGTGCCGGCGTTCCAGAGCCTGGAGACCATAGCCGGAGAG GTATCAATAGCGCCTGTTCCTGGTAAAAGGATTGAGCACATGGGTGTTAAGATTGAGCTGCTTGGACAGATAG AGTTGTATTTCGACAGAGGCAACTTCTATGACTTCACTTCACTGG TGCGTGAGTTAGATGTTCCTGGTGAAATATATGAAAGAAAGACATATCCATTTGAGTTCTCTACTGTTGAAATGCCATATGAGTCATACAATGGAACAAATGTCAGACTGAG GTACATCCTGAAAGTGACTATTGGTAGAAACTATGTTGGTAATATTGTGGAATCTCGGGATTTCTGT GTAAGGAACTATTCTCCTCTTCCTTCAATCAATAACAGCATCAAG ATGGAAGTTGGAATTGAAGATTGCCTGCATATTGAGTTTGAGTACAGCAAAAGCAA GTACCATCTCAAGGATGTCATTGTAGGAAAGATCTATTTTCTTCTAGTCAGAATAAAGATAAAAAACATGGAGCTTGAGATTCGCCGCCGGGAATCAACAGGATCAGGTCCTAACACATATGTTGAGACTGAGACACTTGCTAAATTTGAGCTGATGGATGGTGCCCCAGTCAGAG GAGAGTCTATTCCTGTAAGGCTATTCTTGACTCCATACGAGCTAACCCCGACTTACCGCAACATAAACAACAAGTTCAGTGTCAAGTACTACCTCAACCTGGTCCTTGTGGACGAGGAAGACCGGAGATACTTCAAGCAGCAAGAGATAAACATGTTCCGCCTTGACGAAACTCCACAGCCTTCATAG